The Ictalurus punctatus breed USDA103 chromosome 15, Coco_2.0, whole genome shotgun sequence DNA window AATCTCATTGGAGAGATAGACAAGTGTTATTGCattataaaatactgtataagAGCCTATCAAGATCCGCTGCCTAAAGTTTAATATGATGGTTGCAATTTACAATAGAGCATTTCAagaaatttgttgttttttttagtcacTCTTGGGTCTCTGGAGATCTTAAACCATCAGCTGTCAGCATGTGGCTATGGCCTGCATAAAGATCCTGACAGGAACTACATCTTCAGAGTCATGTACAGTGGGTGCTTTGTCCAACAAGAGGTAAACCCCACTTTAAATCTAATCCAGATCTTTATTGCTATAGCATACATAGTTTTATAGTCATAGTTTAGTCTAAAAAGTAAAGCATTcctagggtgaccatacgtcctctttttcccggacatgtcctttttttcggaccttaaaaaagcgtccggctgggatttctaaatttcagaaaatgtctgggattcGGGTTTAGTGTCATTATGacgtgcttatggtctaatactgcatcgtGTGTGCacatttgcattgctttaacccctctgtGTAATTCCAGCTTTCTCACACACgaggtcgattataaaaggcttgcaataactattggccaaattcctgcctctcaaccattagcctactctcagtgaACGCATGGAGATGAAGCGCTGATGTGTACAGTGTCAAACAGTTGCTGGACAATAGCAGCAAAGACaactgtcctgagtcgaaacaatgcctatggccatataaggtcatttttaatttcgtGTTTAatcacattgcttcatattacCTGGCCATTCAGCTGTGTAATTGATGGTAGAAGGTACACTcatggcatctaatattttattttattccatggacattaaagagaatgtaggaaaaaatgtaaaacgtggGCAGAATGAAAGcaggtttatatataatatttatttatttatgtgatgctaatagtgtgtctgtTTCAGTGTattagtaacactgttttgaacatGATTAACGTCCCCCGttcctgccccccccccctctttttcgaaaaccagaatatggtcactcTAAGCATTCCTCAGTACATTAATGTTTAATTGCAAAACTTTCATTGTGCCTCTTTTCAGCATGGCCATTATGTGATTGTATTGAACTTGGTGAAGAGAATAAGCCGCTTTGGAGGCAGGACACATAATTATGTAATGAAATGTCCTGTAGTTCCAGCGCCACCCAACACAGAGCATATTCAGTGTGACCCTGATTTCATCCAGGTAGAGCTTTTAAAAAAGTGCATTTTTGTAAACCTAAGAACAAAACAACATGTGATCGGTCCCTTTTAAACATTTGGTATTTTATATTCAAAGGTTACCAGACAGATCCCAGTGGATAGCTGGAACAGTGAGGTAATGTTGGCTAATTGGTTTGTATGTTTGATAGTAATGTGTCTGATATACGGTATAAAACACTTGGGAAATTACAATAACCTGTTTGcttaagtgtgcacacccttttataatcacattcaatctcatgttcaaaagtaattatcatacagctgtcatcaattaaattattctgattaagcCCAAGTAAAGTTCAGCTATttttgtaggattttcttgatatcttcttggtttcatctgactgctgaagccatggtctgcatATAGCTGACAAAGCCTGTTCATGGTcttgaatagctacaaataccagttgaTTTTAGTGAAAAACCTTTTAGTGAAAGTAATTTCaactttcagcatgacaatgacccaaagcatcaaaatcaacaatggaatggcttaaccaaaagaagatcaatatTTGTGACTGGcgtagccagagcccagacctgaatccaaatAAAATCTAAGGGGAAGCCCTTACAAATTGATGgatctagatttttttttttcaagaaagagtgggaaaatcttaagtcaagatgtgccatgctgatagactcttacccaaaaagactgatgggtgtaataaaatcaaaaggtgcttcaacaaagtattagtttaggggtgtgcacagttatgcaactaggttattgtacattgttttcccttttttcccccctaaaaaagattctgattgtttttatctttatttatatactttgcaatttcacactaaaggtgggaaaagatctgacatgatttatcttagtttctttcttttacttcacaaaaaacattttttaaaatcatttaacgGGTGTGTGTAGACTGTACATTAATATGAGTTATAAATAGTTGTGCTCTCACTTTCacttaatgttaataatgtcaTATGCCCATAATGTCATGTGCCCAAGAAATTTCAAAAGCTGAAATTTCCATACTGAGGACATCCACCTCACTAAGTGATAGAAAACTAAcaggaacagctttacctcagactgttacaaagcactgacaatggagactccttttAATCTGATTATGTGGAATGTCAATTATACAAGTCCCTTTGTAAGTTGttactggccaatcagaatcaagagttcaacagctctgtggtattaaatgaaataaagtgttGGTAAATGTGTAAAAGAAACTTAAGAaaactatattttatttgtCCTTTTAGCTCAGATGGTCTCTTGCTTTGAGAGGGAGTCTGGTAGTGGCGCTGGAAGATGCTAGTCTGATTCAAGTAAATGTTGACATTCAGAAGCCACTCATTACTGTTCAAGGCAGGAGGAACACAGTTCTCAATCCTGTGCAGGTGAGAAAACTTTTACCAGTAATGAGCTCTCAGACTACGTGTTGGTTACACTATGACATTTTTACAACTCAGACCCTGTCTGTGTAACACTGAATTATGGATTATGTTATTCAAAATGATTAGTTTACAAGATGCTATCATTTGGCTGTGGAAGATAAATAGACAGAACAAAAGCAGAATTGTTGTGGAATACCATAAGaatctgggggggaaaaaagaaagcagttGGGAAAGGATATTTTGTTTCAGAAGCATCAAAACCAATTTATGCTTCATATCATAGAACTACATGTGACTCTCATGTAAGCATATGCTACGTATACTTAGTAATACACAAGAACTATCGTacgcacaattttttttaattattattcttagtATTGCTACCTAACTACTTAAGCTCAATAGCATAACTGCTAGCAACACAATGCCTCGATTAGCCTGGATTATATCTACTGTTGTTACCCAGCACTCCTTACTTTGacaaataaatgactaaatgaaTCATAAATGTTTCACAGAGGTTTGAATTAATTTGTTGTCTTCACATATGCACAAAAATGCTGAGTCATTAGCCTGAGTGATCGGAAGTTTGTTGttagttgtaaaaaaaaaaaaccccaaaaaacaattatatatatatatatatatatatatatatatatatatatatatatatatatatatatataatgaaaaagaaatgcaaCGATAAATTAAATTAGAGTCTGTCTGGATATCATATAAACATTctttgatgtttatttaatttgtcaCATGATTAGAGGCATTTACAGGCACAGAAATGGTTCTGCATTGTAGTACATGCATTGTAGTGCATGGTAGTGCAAATAAAAATACCATATTTATACAGGTTATTTAATGGCTATTAATAATACTTAAATAAATTTGTACTGCcacatttgtttcattttcacaGAAATTTTACTATATGAACAGTCACAGTTGTGACTGCTGAGATACACATGACTATAAATTCATATTTGGCTAATGACaatactaattaaaaaaataaagatgaaacAAGGTGAAAAAATTATTGTGTAAACaatatttttgtatgtttacTAACTTTTCTAAAACGTTTCACGTGACATAGTTGTGTCCAACAAGTAAAATGTGTCTACTCACATAACTGAGAACAATGTTTgcttaaatgaattaaatttgttattcatttaatattttgacTAGACTAATGAGTTCTAacgtaatatatatattttttctgccATCCTGTGGCCATTAGGATATatgacatatactgtatgttctaaTCTAAGCATTATGTGTTTGAAAGAATGTCAGTCATTCTGTGGTTTATGTCTATTGTGTTGGAGTATTTGGAAATTAACATTTGTCTCCTGTTTTTAGGTTCTACAGACTGAGGGCCAGTTCTTACCTCTTAAGTTGGTCAGTGGACAATATGCCTATAGCATGGAAGCCACTTGTCCAAATAGTGTGTACAGATCATATTATTACTCATATATAtactcattcatatatatatatatatatatatatatatatatatatatatatatatatatatatatatatatatatatatacacacacacacttacacacattactgtgcaaaagtcttaggcacccaaatttttttttgtaaaaactttgttatagattattatttgatgacttctacattatcgaatcggtacaaaaacattttagatttccaaacattagttttccagcacaaatctaaatgttacagaaaaatgtttgtatgtcagtaaagaaagcaccatatatattatgtaaaagaccacttttcagaccaaaaacaacaaaccctaatgaaggctgctggattttgctgcaaaaataagaagcaagtgcaccAGTCAAAGTCacgaagaaccgtggctggttgtgaaagatgctcagtaaaacttccAGCTAatgtccttataaaactgcacaaatagTACCTGAaactactaattattattatttttttatatataacaaagggttgtcacaccaaatattgactttgtttcatttgtttactgctctttatatttatttatatttattatttatgttctatgtactttttttttatttagaaacatttaatttctttattttgatggcatctttgctctacagcatttctttgcatgtgcctaagacttttgcacaatactgtatatttatatctcTGTGTCTGCACAACATGTTGATCTCTGGATGTTTCTGTGTTTGATGATTCAGTGATTCAGCACTCATCTGAGGACACAGTGCTGCACATTTACAAACGCCGCATGGGATTGACTAAGAGAGGAGGTTATGACAATGAGACCCTGTCAATCAGCAGTGTGTCTATAAACCAGACAGACACATTTACCTGGTCTGAGACCACCAGCTTTGTGAAGCTCATCGTTCCCACTGCGCTTATTCAAAAGACAAAGGTGAAAAAACTTGTATTCCTCAaataatttttctaaattacctcATTatcattttgtgttgtttttttttcatttaattgcaGAAATGTGCCGACAAGGAGGGTGAGAATCTCCAACAGCCATTCTTCAGAATAGATGTTGTGCTCACTTTTAAAGAGACAAATAACAGAATGTTCTGGACGATGGAGAACACGTCACCATGCTCACGTTAGTATTTGGAGCACTGAATTAATCAGTCTGTGTTTTTCCAAAGTGAAAATTATGTAAGTGTAAAATTGGTTATGGTAACTACAAgatgatgactttttttttatggaaacaCACACTACCTCCACATATAGATATCTAGACAACATCTAAAAATGGCTAAGCTATATTATTCATTATGCAGTTAAAGGAAAAATCAACCCTGAATCAGTTGCATGTCAATATTTAGAACACATATTAGAAAACATATCTTCATATCTTCAATTGTGCAAAAGATTTATTCTAATTTAAAGAAATTCTGAGTTTATTCTTTCATTAACATGTTGATCTATGTTCACTGTTTcttacattacccacaatgacGTTCGACTACCTACTGATAGTACAATTTAGCCCTTGcatcatctctacctaaagagaacgatgcagcagcgcttcagtcctttagtctgtccagctctcccCTCCTCTTCTGTACACTCTGtaaaaacagatcagcttccaaagcttcaacttccATGCTAATACTACACCCAACGTCATCATGCACATCATCTCATAAATTGCTAACTAGCCGAGCCATGTCTCTGCTGCAACTCGGTGTAACTGCGtcgtatagctgcattgcattctgcaTCTTTGAGCCTAGTGTTtgctgtctccactacttctaaATTGGATTTCTCATAAATATGACATTGAATGTTGCTGGAAAATGCTGAGTGGCAAAAGAggctcttgctcttttgttctCATGGGCTAACAGCGAAACCTAACTGTTATCTCTTATATCAACCATTAAACACCATTGTAACTGTGCTAGCAATGTCCTCTTGTGACATCAGGGTGGCAGACATCACTAACTTCTCACAAAagtacagcaccaaccaacagaTTAACAAGAATcattaaacacatcacaaatatttcattacAAACATTATTCAAGATGTTTCAGGTTGGAGATTTCCTTTAATACTACAAATACAGTTAATACTAATTAGATACATGTAGAGTTAAATCCTGACATTATACTCATACTTCTTTTAATTATAGAAGCTGCTGGTATTGTTTCACCCGAGTTAACTCTGAGCGAGTTTGACAAAAGTTGAACGAGTTGAACAAAAATGAGAATGCTTCTTATTAGTCAGAGATACGTAAATACCATGAACACTATATCTGACTAATAAGATGATCTGAATTTGTTTCAGATGATCACATTCCTTCAGTGACAACTCATCCCTCAGTAACATCTAAATCTCCTGTGACATTTACTGCTTTAAAGCCCACACTCGTCAATTCACTCACAGAAGAGCCACTGCTTTTGCCCAGCACGAAGCCCCAGACGTCACCCGGGACCATTGAAAAAGGATTTAGCAAGACTAGCACGGTTTTTCAAGTTACTACGATACCTGGAGTGGTATCAGGATCTCCATGGAGCACTGGTTCAGGAGACAGTGATACACGTAATGTGTTCAGAACCACCTTGTTCAAGGCAGATACTAGTACTGATGATCTAAATCCTGATTTTCCTGGGAATCTTGTTTTAACAACATCTCGTAGCATGGGGTCAGATGCAACACTGGTTAGTTGATCCAATCCTTCATTTAGTCCTCACCCTGAACAATTCCTGGACTTGACTAATGCCAGAGAAACATCAACAGGCATGCCATCTCTGACAACCACGGACAATACTGTAACGTCGAACACAAATAGTAAGATTAGCGAAGCTGTACTTTTCACTACATCTCATTCTGAGACTGAAACCAAGTGGAGCCCTGTGACATTGTCACTTTATTTAGAGAGCACTAGTACTAATATCATTCCAAGTACTGTCTCAGATGTCACTTTAAACATTCCACCTGCATCCCTGACACCCCTCTGAGTACATAAGAGTTGCTTGACCATCCCTGTCGCCCCACAACCTGATATTACACTCCTGAATAAGACCACAATTATTCACACAACACATGAAGGCACATCTGTTTAGCCAGAGATTGTCACATTACCAAGCACATAGGTCGTAAAAGCAGGGCAAAGGCGATAACACCGCTGTACTTGCTTTATACTTTCACTGCACCAGAGAACAAAACTATGTTCCAGAAATGAGAttctttccttcattcatcTGAGGATAATTATGCCAGCTACTTTACCTACCAACATGTTTTTATGAAAAACTCGTGCTatcatggggagaacatgcaaaacataGTATCGAACCCTGGAGCTGAGAGGCACCAACGGACCTGTTCTGCCGTTGTGTCACCGTAAATGAAAATCAGCCAAAGACAAAGCAAAACAGCAACTCTGATACCTGTTACCATGGAGCAATCataagatattatatatatctgCCTCTGGGTAAATGAGTACAATGTCTGAGTGTTGTCTTTGACAGAAAACAGGATCCTGCAGTGGCACTTCCCCGAGGCATGATATACAGTAACAACCATAAAGCCTTTTAGCTTTCAATAAATACCACTTAGATGTGAGTTTTGTGTACTACATAGTATGGATTGTTGttgaatttatataaaaaaggaaGTGtgtatacataaaaataaaagtttctgACACGTATTTGAATAATGCACACATCCAAAGTTATACACGGCAATCTGATATGTAGTGTGAAGAGTTGCAGTAGCTTTCAGTTTATCTGCTTCTTTGTAGGGGTTTTCAGCTAATGTAAATGttgtggtttttaaaaatgccaaatatttctttttgttttgttcttttcaagattcagtaaaaaaatgttgaagtggtacagaaaaatagatggatgaatggatggatgggtttacACTCAGAAAGCAGAGCATTTCATTTATGCATAATTTTTCATCCAATTGGATCATATAATGTTCCTGTCAAAGATAACTTTTTCCATTATGTTCATTTAACATGAATTAACtcaagacaaaaaaatgacCAACTGATTTCCACTAAtgtcatatgtatatatacactatatacccAAAAGTtggtggacacctgacaataACACTcctgtgctttttgaacatcccattccagatttagtccactttttttttgttataataacttctgctcttctgggaaggctttccactagattttggagtgtgactGTGGTGATCATTCAGCCAGAAGAGCTTTAGAGTGGTCAGAACTGATGTTGCATGAGGAGGCCTGTGGAagttggcattccagttcatcccaaaggtgttcagtggggttaaggtcagggctctgtgcaggccacacGAGTTCTTCCGCTCCAACCTTTGTAAACcctgtcttcatggagctctctttgtgcacagaggcgtTGTcaagctggaacaggtttgggcctcttagttccagtgaagggaaatcttaatgctacaggaCACaaatcctatacaattgtgtgcttccatctTTGTGgtaccacatatgggtgtgatggtcaggtgtccgcaaactttttggacatatagtgtatatttgtctctaatgcatttttatttacatataaactATGCAACTACAGTGTAACTACTGAGGATGTGTGCACTGTTATAGATAGAATGTAATAGTGCAATCATTAAGGATAAATTATTATTTGCAGTGGCATCCTGACAAGCAGCAAAAGCCAACTGAGTACAAGGGGGACaaaaggggaaaagaaaaaaaaaaagaaaaataggcataaacaacaaattaaatgttaattaattaattacaataaagGGTAAACTGACAATAACTTAAAAACCAGAACACACCACacaaatggatttaaaaatctATATCTTAAAATTATCAGCTAATAGGCAATACATGTATCAGTAAACAtgcctttttcttttatttattaattaatttattttaaaataaaactagcAAAATAAATCGGGTAGATTTTTGTCAGTTCAGCTGTGCTCGTATTCATAGAACAGATATataaaaaaggataaaaatgtgcattttctatttctgTTCCATTATAAAGTAGATTTTACTTAAACATTCACATAATGGTAATATAATCTTTTGAGCACATCAATGTCGGTAAACATCTTCAAACACATTTGACATTTGCTTAACCAAATTCAGCCACAATCTCCCTGCATGTCAAACAAGAGTTCAGACACAAAGGGACTCTCGTTTGAAAATGAGGAAATGGTTATGTAAATTacagtgaagttttttttttctttagactTCAGGTATGATTAAACAATTCAACATGAAATAGGTGGCAGGTTGTTTGCGGTGGCAAGTATATTGATTGGTAGACAGATGGCGccattttctacattttgtcCAACAAGGCTCGGGGTAGAAACAGAGGGACTGGGCTTCTGTTGCCATGGAGTTAACATTGTGTGCTGGTGCAGTTCCAAAGTGCATCTAAATGGTagcctatgtgaaaatccttcagtgtgaaaaaaaccccaaaaccacCAAAATACATTTCACAAAGAAACTGCATTTACGATCCCAACAGACAGTTTTTTTTGGCGAAGGGCAACAGCATTCAATATGCCACTGCCTGAGGTTGCACTACCCAATATTAGACTAACCTCATTAGAACCTTGTCAAacttgtaagaaaaaaaaaaagttgttatatgttgtttttaacagctactactactactactactaataaaaccACTAACCACATTGTCCTTTTATTTATAACCACTTTATTTACGTATATGGCCAGGGTTGttgtggatccagagtctaacCAGGGAACACTGGCCATGAGGCAGAATTTCACCCTGAATGCGACACATGTCCAtagcagggcaccatgcactcATACATTCTCACAGTTATTCACACTCATTCTCACCTAGCAGCAATTTATTATTGCCAgtcacctactggcatgttttttggaggtgagaggaaaccagaaaacctagaggaaaccgatgaggacacagggagaacatatgAAACATTACATAGACAGTAACCTCAACTCAAACTCAAACCTGGGACCCTGAAGTTGTGAgacagcaatgctacccactgttGCCGCTAACAACAGGcaacaacaattattattattattgctccTGTATTCATAATTTTATTTGACATTAGTATGCAGtccataaaaataattcatatgTGAACTGTAACTTTACAGAATTTCTTGTCATCACTTGACTATAGTAAAGAAGTATGGTGCAGTTTTGCCCCTAGGAGAATAAACAGTAGTTACTGATGTACACATGTGTATTATTCTGTTGAGAAATGATCTGACCTCAGATGGGTGCTTGGCTAATTTGCCTTTACTGTGCAATTTTCCATGCTTGGCTGCATTCAATTAGATCCCAGAAAGGGCATGCTGTTTTAATGTACTCCTAACACAggcttgatttttttattattaatattattattttttaattctaaacATTTGGAGGGAAGGACAGCAGTGTTGAATTTCAGAATCAGACATTTGTTGCCCAAATATTGATCACACTTATTCATCCtaattgtaataatataatagcgTGTCGTTCTAGTCCTGGCCTTTTAACCAATTCCCAATGGACACAGCATAAATCTAACAGAGAAATATGTGGGCAGGCCGGCCTTCTGCTTTTAATTGACATCTGGTGCATGAACTTGTGAACAGGAAACATTACAGCTTCACAAAGTACACTAATATCTGAAGCTTTTCATGTGGCTCTTAATACCATTACATTATCTGTGTAGGCTATCAAGTTTAAAACccctttcatgttttttttccccctttctttctttctcatatgTGTTGCACATATGGGAAGTGTCCAACATGGTGCAAAGACTACAGGCTGTACAACACATTTACCGTAACATgttacagtgccttgcataagtattcaccccctttgaaCATTTTGTAGTTTTATAGTGATAGTAGTATTGAAAGGTTGTTTTGTATGAGTCACTGGTTGAACACAGGACAGTGTTGATGATTACAGCAACAGTTCTTATATATACAAGTATCCAGATAAAATTATCTACTGATGTAAGGGTGAGTTTTGGGCGCAAATTGTTCTTGGAGAGTGTAAATCTTTAGGGTATCTATGTGGGACCAGGGATGTCTATAAGCTCCATGCAGAAGTGGTTTCAGGATCAATCAGACAGGTCCAGAGGGTGAGAGGATAAAATGATATGACTGATAGCAAGTGGTTGCACCAGAAGAAATTTAAGGATTTTACAGCaatggggtgaatacttatgaaatCCCaacttttaaaattttattcatAATTAATTTTGAAAACTATATTGATTTTCAGTATTAagggctattttgtgtagatgcATGACATATAATCCTAATTAAGTCAATTTCATGCCTAACTTCTACTACAT harbors:
- the c15h1orf127 gene encoding uncharacterized protein C1orf127 homolog isoform X3; translation: MALMHLRIFILFLYFVFPILCDGVLHVQKRDWMGNPPAEFIEGDVECFSEYMELWIHRMRTEGLRLWLSAMLRIQVTLGSLEILNHQLSACGYGLHKDPDRNYIFRVMYSGCFVQQEVTRQIPVDSWNSELRWSLALRGSLVVALEDASLIQVNVDIQKPLITVQGRRNTVLNPVQVLQTEGQFLPLKLVSGQYAYSMEATCPNMIQHSSEDTVLHIYKRRMGLTKRGGYDNETLSISSVSINQTDTFTWSETTSFVKLIVPTALIQKTKKCADKEGENLQQPFFRIDVVLTFKETNNRMFWTMENTSPCSHDHIPSVTTHPSVTSKSPVTFTALKPTLVNSLTEEPLLLPSTKPQTSPGTIEKGFSKTSTVFQVTTIPGVVSGSPWSTGSGDSDTRNVFRTTLFKADTSTDDLNPDFPGNLVLTTSRSMGSDATLVS
- the c15h1orf127 gene encoding uncharacterized protein C1orf127 homolog isoform X1, with product MALMHLRIFILFLYFVFPILCDGVLHVQKRDWMGNPPAEFIEGDVECFSEYMELWIHRMRTEGLRLWLSAMLRIQVTLGSLEILNHQLSACGYGLHKDPDRNYIFRVMYSGCFVQQEHGHYVIVLNLVKRISRFGGRTHNYVMKCPVVPAPPNTEHIQCDPDFIQVTRQIPVDSWNSELRWSLALRGSLVVALEDASLIQVNVDIQKPLITVQGRRNTVLNPVQVLQTEGQFLPLKLVSGQYAYSMEATCPNMIQHSSEDTVLHIYKRRMGLTKRGGYDNETLSISSVSINQTDTFTWSETTSFVKLIVPTALIQKTKKCADKEGENLQQPFFRIDVVLTFKETNNRMFWTMENTSPCSHDHIPSVTTHPSVTSKSPVTFTALKPTLVNSLTEEPLLLPSTKPQTSPGTIEKGFSKTSTVFQVTTIPGVVSGSPWSTGSGDSDTRNVFRTTLFKADTSTDDLNPDFPGNLVLTTSRSMGSDATLVS
- the c15h1orf127 gene encoding uncharacterized protein C1orf127 homolog isoform X2, with amino-acid sequence MGNPPAEFIEGDVECFSEYMELWIHRMRTEGLRLWLSAMLRIQVTLGSLEILNHQLSACGYGLHKDPDRNYIFRVMYSGCFVQQEHGHYVIVLNLVKRISRFGGRTHNYVMKCPVVPAPPNTEHIQCDPDFIQVTRQIPVDSWNSELRWSLALRGSLVVALEDASLIQVNVDIQKPLITVQGRRNTVLNPVQVLQTEGQFLPLKLVSGQYAYSMEATCPNMIQHSSEDTVLHIYKRRMGLTKRGGYDNETLSISSVSINQTDTFTWSETTSFVKLIVPTALIQKTKKCADKEGENLQQPFFRIDVVLTFKETNNRMFWTMENTSPCSHDHIPSVTTHPSVTSKSPVTFTALKPTLVNSLTEEPLLLPSTKPQTSPGTIEKGFSKTSTVFQVTTIPGVVSGSPWSTGSGDSDTRNVFRTTLFKADTSTDDLNPDFPGNLVLTTSRSMGSDATLVS